Within Metabacillus sp. KUDC1714, the genomic segment TATGGGATTTGTAGATAATGAGGGATTTCTATATATTGTTGGTCGTGAAAAGAACATGATCTTATACGGGGGAATTAATATTTACGCCGAAGAGGTTGAAGCGGTTTTAACTTCACATCCAGATGTTCATGCAGCAGCTGTTATAGGGACATATGACAAGTATTGGGGACAAATTGTTACTGCTGTTATTGAGGGGAATGCTTCTAAAATGGAATTAAGAAAGCTGTGTAAAATGATATTGGCATCATATAAGATCCCACGTAAATGGCATTTTATGAAAGAAATCCCACTTACGACAAGTGGAAAAATAGCTCGTCCGAAAATACAAGAAATGGTAGAAAGCAAGGTGAATGGTCATTAAAAGAGCGGTGATCGTCCAAGCGAAGCGTTCTCCTATAGGCAGGAAAAATGGGATCCTACAAAGGTTTGGTCCACACGAATTGTTAGCACCTCTACTTCAACAAGCAGCAAGTATGACAGAATATGAGGTTGATGATGTGATAATGGGAAATGTGGTTGGACCTGGAGGGAATGTAGCTCGCTTAGCAGCATTAGAGGCAAATCTTCCCGATACAATTCCTGGCCTCACGCTTGATCGGCAATGCAGCGCTGGTTTAGAAGCGGTACGAATGGCGTGCTATCTTATTCAAGGGGAAGCGGGTAAGTGCTATATAGCCGGTGGGGTAGAAAGTACAAGCACCTCTCCCTTTAAAGCTAGAGCACAATTCTCACCAAAAAGTATTGGAGATCCCGATATGGGTGTAGCAGCCGAATCTGTAGCCAGTAAATACCGAATTACAAGAGAAATGCAGGATGAATATACATTATTAAGCTACGAACGTAGTGTAAATGCCTTTAGAAAAGGGCTGTATGATCAAGAGATCTTTGCTTTAGAGGAAGTTAATCAAGATGAAGAATTTTTTAAAGATCGTCCTATAGATAAGCTTGTAAAACGAGCTAGACCAGCCTTTAAAGAAAATGGAACAGTTACAGCAGCCAATAGCTGTGGCATTAATGATGGAGCCTCTGCATTACTAGTTATGGAAGAAAATACGGCAGTCGAACAAGGTCTTAAACCTGTATTGCGGTTTATTGATAGTGAGGTATGTGGAGTAAACCCTTGGTATCCAGGCATTGCTCCTGTTCCAGCCATTCAACATTTAATAGAAAGAAATAAACTAACAATTGAGGATCTTGATCTAATTGAAATAAATGAAGCGTTTGCTGCCAAGATTGTTGCTTGTGCGCAACAGCTCAAGATTCCTTATCGTAAATTAAATGTCCAAGGAGGTGCACTAACCATTGGACACCCATACGGAGCATCAGGTGCAATCTTGGTAACTCGCTTATTCCATGAGGTTCAGAGAAGAAAGAAACTCAAATATGTAGTCGCTGCGATTGGAAGTGGCGGAGGAATTGGAGTTGCGCTGTTATTTGAAGTGGTGAATTGATAGAAATACTGCTTAGGAGGTATTCCTAGGCACTTTTTTTGTGCGTGTTTTTCGGGAATTGTTTGTATTGGTTCAATTATTAGAGGAATAGGTTAAATAAATTAAGGAAGATGT encodes:
- a CDS encoding acetyl-CoA C-acyltransferase, producing the protein MKRAVIVQAKRSPIGRKNGILQRFGPHELLAPLLQQAASMTEYEVDDVIMGNVVGPGGNVARLAALEANLPDTIPGLTLDRQCSAGLEAVRMACYLIQGEAGKCYIAGGVESTSTSPFKARAQFSPKSIGDPDMGVAAESVASKYRITREMQDEYTLLSYERSVNAFRKGLYDQEIFALEEVNQDEEFFKDRPIDKLVKRARPAFKENGTVTAANSCGINDGASALLVMEENTAVEQGLKPVLRFIDSEVCGVNPWYPGIAPVPAIQHLIERNKLTIEDLDLIEINEAFAAKIVACAQQLKIPYRKLNVQGGALTIGHPYGASGAILVTRLFHEVQRRKKLKYVVAAIGSGGGIGVALLFEVVN